A window of Micrococcales bacterium genomic DNA:
CGCGGCCCCGTGGTCGGTCGGATCCCAGGGTTATGCCAACGTCAGCCACGGATGTGTCGGCTTGAGCACTGACAACGCGTACTGGCTGTTCCAGAACTCACGGGTGGGCGACGTCATCGTGGTCAAGAACACCGGTCGGGAGCAGGACCTGGGCAACGGCATCACCGAGTGGAACGTGGCCTGGAAGGACTGGCTGAAGGACTCCAAGACCGGCCCTGTGCAGACCGACACGACCGGTACCCTGCCGCTTGAGCCCTGTCGCGGGACGAGCCGGGACTGGATGGCGTTCCTTGCTGCAGCCGGGTCGTCGGCCCAGAAGGACAACGAGGTGAATCTCCTGCGGCCTGCGGGCGGTCAACTCGGTGCCGGGTCGCAGGTGCACGTTGACCTGGCCGACACCGCGATGAACAGGTGATCCTTCTCCTCGATCTGGACGACCTGGGGTGCTGGTCGTGAGGGAATCGATGTGCTGGACCGGGACGTGCACGTCGATGGCGTGACAGTTGCGGAGCGGACCCTCGCCGACTCCACGGGGTGGGGAAGCCCGATGAGTCCGGCCAGGTAGCCGAACATCCAGGCCTCCACTACGAGCAGCACCGCGGCCAGTCCCAGCTGCTAAGGAACTGGACCGCGACCATCTCCAGCCCCGAGGCGCATATCCAGCTGTAGTTCGCGACCCGGACCAGTTCGACGTGGCCGAAACACACGGGGTTCCCGGTTCTGCGTGGTCGGGCTTGCGCGCCAGCCAGCAGTAGATCCGCGGCCGAAGTCCGTCGGGCGCTGCCACACGGTCACCTGTTTAGCCCAGGCTTTCGGTAGCACAGGTGGGTTGATCCGGTAGCAGGCGTGGGTGTATCCGGTAGCGCAATGCGCTGCTCAAGGATTGCTTTCATCGGCAGCCAAGGGATGGTTGCGGCGGATGGAAGGAACCAGATGGCTGACTACCGGCTGATCATGACGCTGCTCGTGCAGCAGCGTCCGTACCGACAGATCGAGGTGATGGCTGGCTGTTCGCACCGCGCGATCGCGAGGGCCCGCCGGGTGCTCGAGGCGGAGCGGTTGAGTACTGCCGCGCAGATCGAAGCACTCACTATCGAGGACATGGACCGACTCTTCGCGGACGGCAGGAAGGCCGTTTCGGAGGATTTCGTGCCGGTCGATGTCGACAAGGTCGTGGCCGCGCGTGTGGGGCGCAAGAAGCCGCCCTTGAAGGTGCTCTGGGCACAGTACTTGAAGTCCGGACAGGCCCCGGGCGCACGGTTCTACGGTATGACCGGTTTCTGTGAGATCGTCACCGAGCACGTGCGCACGCATGATCTGACGGCTGCGATCGCTCGTGCCGGGGCACACGATGCGAGGTGGACTGGGCGGGCACCCGGATGCAGCTGACCGACCCGGTCAGCAGGCGGACGACGGCGGTGTCGGTCTTCGCTGCCCTCGCCGCCCTACTCCGGGTTGGTGTTCGCCTTCGGCTGCCTGGATGAGAAGCAGCCGGCCTGGCTGGATGCCCACCGGCGGGCGTTCGAGTACGTCGGTGGTGTCCCGCTGGTGGTCGTCCCGGATAACGCATCGACGGCGTCGAACCAGATCAGCAAGGCCGAGCGTGCCCGCGACGTCAACGTCGCCTACGCCGAGTTCCTCGAGTACTACCAGACCGCTGTGGTCCCTACCCGGTCCTATAAGCCGCGCGATTACCCCGCGGTTTCTGTTATCCCGAGTTTCGTGGGTTTGCCCTGATCACAGGGGTCTCGGACGCTGATTCCTCGGGATAACGGTGCCCGTCCTTATGGTGCTCGTCTCTGGTGGTTCTTCACGTGGAGGTGAGGCAGATGGGCGTTGCGTTGGATGAGCTGATCGTGCGGGCGGACTCGGCGGTGGCCGGGTTGGGGCATGCGCCGTCGACGTTGTGGCAGTACCGGTGGGCGTGGACCCGGTTCAGGGTGTTCTGCTGCGAGAGCGGCACTGGGGAGTTCACTGATCAGGTGGCGGCGTCGTTCCTGGCGTTCGTGGCCTGCGAGTTCGAGCAGGGCCGGCTCAAGGAGTGGAAGCGCAAGCTGCTGCGCAAGGCGGTTCTGGTGTTGTCCGAGGTCGCCGCGACCGGGACGTACACGTGGTCACTGACCCGTGCCCGGCACCCCAACGACGGTCTGGACACGGCGTTTCGCCCGGTCCAGGAGCGGTACGAGCAGTGGCTGACAGTCCAGGGCCTGGCGCGGGCGACACAGAATCTGTACGCGACGGTGTCCCGCACCGTGATGGGGTGGCTGCCAGAGCACGGGGTCACCGGCGTGGAACACCTGTCGCCGGCTGACATGTCCGCAACGGTGGTGTTCCTGGGTGGGAGCTACCAGCCCGGGAGTATGCGCACCGTGCTGAGCGCGCTGCGGGTGTGGTGCCGATTCCTCGACGAGCAGGCGCTGCGGGCCGGGCTGGCCCCCGCGATTCCGGCGGTGTCGGCGCGCCGGGTCCGTTCGGTGGTGGTGCTGCCCGCGGGCAGCGTGCGCCTGCTGGTGGATTCGGCGAATCCGGGCACGGCGACCGGGCGCAGGAACCGGGCGATGCTTCTACTGGCCGCGCGTACGGGTCTGCGTCCGGGGGATATCGCCGGGCTGCGGCTGGGTGACATCGACTGGCGGCACGCGCAGATCACGGTGGTCCAGCATAAGACGGCGACGGTGCTGCGGCTGCCGCTGCTGGCCGAGGTGGGTGCGGCGATCGCCGACTACCTGCTGCACGGAAGGCCGACCGACACCGGTGATGATCACGTGTTCCTACGGGCGCAGGCCCCCCACGTCGGGCTGACGTCCTCGGATTTGTATCACGTGGCGGCGGCAGCGTTCGCGCGCACCCCGAGCGCCGCGGCCGCTGGTGGCGGCCGTGGGATGCGGGTGCTGCGGGCATCGCTGGCGACCAGGATGCTGGAACAGGACACCCCGCTGCCGGTGATCGCCGCCGCGTTGGGGCATTCCGGGATCGACTCGGCGAAACACTACCTGGGCGCCGACGAGGCTCGAATGCGCCAGTGCTGCCTGAGTTTCGAGGGCATCGAACCGGCAGGGGCCTGGCGGTGAGCGGGCTGGTCAGCGCCCTGGCACCGCACATCGAGGCCCTGCTGGACGTCAAGCACGCCCTCGGGCTGCCGTACACCACCTCGGGGCGGCACCTGGCCGCGTTCGACGCGTTCTGCGCCGCGCGGTTCCCCGGGCAGGCGAGCATCAGCCGCCAGATGGCGATGGCCTGGGCCGCCAGTCGTCCCGGGGAACACGTCAACGCCCAGATGCGCCGGATCACCCCGGTCCGGCAGTTGGCCAAACACATGACCGGGTTGGGGCTGGACGCCTACGTGATCCCGGCTGGGATCCCCGGCCGGCAGATCCGGTACCGCCCGCACCTGTTCACCCACGCCGAGCTGCGGGCACTGTTCACCGCCGCCGACCAGATCACCGCGTCCCCGTACGGCGGGGCGCGGCATGTCATCATCCCGGTGATCTTCCGGATGATCTACTGCCTGGGTCTGCGTCCCGGCGAGGCCCGCCGGCTGCACCGCAACGACGTCGACCTGGCCGGTGGCACGGTACACATCCGGGAATCCAAAGGGCATAAGGACCGGCTGCTGTTCCTGTCTGAGGATCTGCACGAGTACTGCCGCGGCTACGACACCGCGATCAGCGCCGACCACCCGCAGCGCACGGCGTTCTTCCCCAACCGCGACGGCGGCGTCTACAGCCACGCCACCATCAACCACTGGTTCCGTCAACTACTCGAGGCCGCTGACCCGCCGATCATGGCCGTCCCGGGATCACCGCCGCGGGTCTACGACCTGCGTCACGCCCACGTGGTCGAGGTGATCAACCGGTGGGCCCGCCAAGGCCGCGACCCCCACGCCCTGGTCACGTATTTGAGTCTGCACCTGGGGCATGCCAACCCCGAGGACACCTGGTACTACTTCCACCTCGCCGCGGACTTCCACCCCGACCTGCGCGCCCTGGCCAACACCAGCCTCGAAGCCCTGATCCCGGAGCCCGGCCATGCCCTCTGAACACTTCTACGGCCTGGTCCGGTCCTGGCTGACCGTGCACCTGCCCCGGGCACGCCGGCTGTCCCCACACACCATCCGCTCCTACACAACTGCGCTCAAGGCGCTGCTGGCCTATCTGCGACAAACCCGTGGCCTGGACCTGGACCAGATCGGTTTCGAGGCACTGGACCGTGCCACGATCACCGGGTTCACCATCTGGTTGACCGACACCGGGCACCTGTCACCGGCGACGGCGAACCAGCGCCTGGCCGCGGTCAAATCGTTCCTGGCCTACTGCGCCAGCGAGGACCCGGCGCTGGTCGCGGTATGGCTGGACATCAAACACGTCCGGCCGGTCCGGGCCCCCGCGCCCACTCGGCCAGAACTGACCATCCCGGCCATAGATGCGCTGATCCGCGCCCCCGGGCAGGACACCCGCCGCGGGCTGCGCGACACCACCATGATCCTGCTGCTGTTCGACACCGCCGCCCGCATCCAGGAAGTCCTCGACCTGAGGATCGCCGACATCGCCACCACCCCCGGGCGGGCCACGGTGACCGTCACCGGCAAAGGAAACAAGACCCGCACCATTCCGATCATGGACAAAACCGCCCGGCACCTCGACCAGTACACGGCCGTGTTCCACCCGGGCACACCCGCACCCGAAACCCTGCTGTTCTTCACCATCCGCGGCGGCAAGCATCAGCCCATGAGTCAGGACAACCTCACCTGGCTGCTCAACAAGCACGCCGCCACCGCACGGGTCGGCTGCCCGGACCTGCCCGACCGGATCCACGCCCACCAACTGCGTCACGCCCGCGCCATGCAGATGCTGCGCGCCGGGGTGCCGCTACCCCACATCAAGGAATTCCTCGGCCACGCCAACATCGCCACCACCAGCATCTACGCCACCGCCGACAACCCCATGGTCCGCGAGGCGATCCAGCAAGCCGCCGGCACCGCACCAGACCTCGCACCACTGTGGAAAGGCGATGACCAGACCATTCTGCGACTGGCCGGACTCACATGATTATCCCGAGGAATCAGCGTCCGAGACCCCTGTGATCAGGGCAAACCCACGAAACTCGGGATAACAGAAACCTCGGGGTAATCACGCTTATCCCGAATTCGGGATAACAGAGACAAGGGCAACGTGGAAGCCGGGGTGAAGGTCGTCACGAACTGGGTGATCCACTACCTGGCCGGCCGGACGTTCGCGTCGCTGGACGAGCTGAACGACGCCATCGCCGAGCGAGTCGAGGTCATCAACCAGAAGACCCCGTTCCGGGGTGAGGCGCGCAGCCGCCGGGACTGGTTCGAGCAGCGAGGAACGCCACGAGCTGCTCGAACTGCCGGAGCAGCGCTGGGGAGCCGGTGGCGTGGCGCACGGCGAAGGTGCACCGGGACTGGCACACCAGATCGACACCGTCAAGTACTCGGTGCCCTTCCGGTTCGCCGGGCTTTCTGTCGACGTGCGCATCATCGGCGACACCCTCGATGTGATCGCCGACGGTGAGATCATCGCCACGCATCGGCGAGGTCAGCGCAGCAACGGGTACGTCACCGATCCCGAGCATCAGCCCGCGCACCTGGAAGACAGCATGAACCTGTGGACGCGCGGCTACTTCCTGCGCCAGGCCGCCAAGGTCGGACCCGGAACGGTCGCCGCGCTGGAACGACTGCTCGACGAGCAGAAGATCGAGGCGCAGGGTTTCCGCTCCTGCATGAACATCCTCGACCTCGGCAAGCGTGGGAACCGGGTCTTGCTGGAACAGGCATGCCGTCAGCTCACCGACGCGGACGCCGACCGGCGGATCACCTACACCGCGGTCAAGAACCGCATCACCGGGCTTCGCGCGCAGCAGGACCAAAGGCCCGCAACCGACCCCGCAGGCAGACGCCCCGACCCGGCGTCACCACCGGGTCGTAGTGCTGCGCGGGACACCAGTCGCGCCTACCTGGCGGGGCCTCCGCGTTCAGCCTCGACGCGCTCACCGGGCCGGGAACGCAGGCCGATCATGCTTGATCAGCACCTCACCGGCGATGACATGCCCCTGTTCACCAGGCTGCGGATGACCGCGTTCGGAGAAGCCGTCATCGACATCGCCAACGACCCGACATACGACCAGTGGACGTTCTCCCCAGAAGATCCGGCACGCCCTGGAACAAGAGACCGCCGCCCGCGGCAAACGCGCCTACTCAAACTGCTGAAAGCCTCCACGAACCCCGAACCCGGCCGCCTGCGTCGAGGACATCCACTACCTGCACGGAAGGAGTATCAACCGCGACGTCGTCGCTCGGCTCGCCGCCTGCCACTGGATCGACCGGGCCACGAACCTCGTGATCCTGGGAACCCTCCAGCGTCGGGAAGTCCCTACCTGGCACAAGCGCTCGTGAACGCCGCCTGCCGGACGCGACTACACCGCCCCTACTACCGCCTCGACGACCTCGCCAACCGGCTCGCCGTCTTCCAGCAGGCGGACGCGCAACGGCTGCGCTTCCTCGATGACCTCAACGCCTGCGATTTGCTCGTGCTCGACGACTTCCTCACCACCCCGATCACCAGCGACACCGCAGCCCAACTGCTCAACATCCTCGCCGCCCGAGAGGGACACGGTTCCACCGCTGTCACCTCGCAGTTCGACCCCGAGGACTGGTACAAGTCACTGCACGACGCCGTGATCGCGGAGTCCATCCTGAACCGGATCGTCTCCAACGCCGAGATCGTGCAACTCGACGGGCCCAACATGCGCCGCCACATCGGCGGCAACAACCAGGAACGCAGGACTGACAGTCCGTCAGCGCCACGGGTGGGGACACCGCTCCCATGTCCCCACCCCTGCTACCCGATCAACCCACCCCCGCTACCGAAAGGCTCCGCTTAACACCCCGGCCGGGGTGGGGGCGCGCTCCACACCCATCAGCCTAGATGCAGGCGGATGACACAGGCACGGACTGCCCACCGCGACGCAGTTGTCGGGAGACTCCCACCACGGCTCGCCACCGCCGGCCCACCGGTGTTATCCCGATGCTGACGCCCGGCAGCACGATGGGTGCCTGACCCAGCCAGACGTTATCACCGATGGTCACCGGCTCGCCGGACTCCCCAGCCATCGCGGCAGTTCCGGGTCCAAGGGGTGGGTGGCGGTCCAGATCTGTACTCGCGGCGCGATCTGGCAGTGCGCCCCGTCCGGATGTCCTGACGTCCAGCAGCATGGCGTCGTAGTTGATGAACGTGTGATCCCCGATGTGGATGTACTGGCCGTAGTCGCAGCGGAACGGCGGTTTGACGACGACTCCGGTTCCACAGGTTCCGAGCAGTTCGCGCAGAAGCGCCTCACGCAGGACATCCTGCTCGGCTGAGGTCTCGTTGTAGCGGGCCAGGAGGTGCTGACAGCGCAGATGATCGCCGGTGAGTTCTGCCGGGTCGTCAGGCTTTCAGGCCAACTCACCCGCCCGCATCCGGTCGCGCATCATGACACAGCCTGAGCCTAGAGCCAAGCGCTGGGCAGTTGGGACCCTCTCACGGACCGGAGGAGACCAGCAGACGAGGGCGCCGGCCCCACCAGGGGAGCGGCGCCTCGTCTGCTTGTCTACTTGTCGTCGATGACGGGATCGTGAAATACGGATCCGTCGTGCGCCGGGACCGGGCGACGGTCCTCCGCCATCACCGGAGCAGCTTCCTCGACCTCGTGACGCAGGTGGGCCTCGGCAGCCTCGAGTTCTGCGCGCGTCGGCAACGGAATGTTGTCGGCGTGAAGAAAGTTCCGGAGTTTCGCCTGCAGCCGCTTCTTGCGGGCACCGGGTTGCCGCACACCGTTCTCGTCGATCCCTTGGGGCATCGGCAGCGGTGCACGGTCCGGCGGCAGACATGGGCACGGCCTTCTCCTCGTCGGAGATGGGTGCGTGGATCTCGATGAACTCACCGTGCGGAAGGCGCAGGATGTTGCCGGTCTCCATGCCGTGGAGCAGCTGTCCCGATCGCGGCGCTGCAGGCCCAGACAGATCCGCTTCGTGGCGATGAAGCCCAGCGGCGGTACGACGACGATCGCCCCCCGCAGGAACCACGTGATCGCGTTGATCGACCAGTCGAAGAAGCTGGCGATCAGGTCGTTGCCACCACCGATCCACAACAGGATGTAGAACGAAAGGGCCATGGCACCGAGTGCAGTGCGGACGGAGCGTTGCGAGGCCGGTCGAGCAGGTGGTGCTCGGACTTGTCGCCGGTCGCCCACTGTTCGATCCACGGGTACAGGCCCATGACGGTGAAGAGGATGCCGGGGAGGATGGCGGCCGGGACCAAGATGTTCCAGCTGATCGTGTATCCGAAGATGACCCATTCCACGTTGGGCATCATCCGCAGTGCCCCTTCGAGGAACCCGATGTACCAGTCGGGCTGGGCGCCTGCCGTGACGGGCGGTGTGTAGGGGCCGTAGAGCCAGATCGGGTTGATCGTCACAGGCCCGAGATCAGGGTGATGATGCCGAGCGACCACGAAGAAGCCGCCGGCTTCGCCGTGTAGATCGGTAGGAGCCGGTAGCCGACGACGTTGTCGTTCGTGCGGCCAAGGACCGGGAACTGCGTGTGCTTCACGGTACCAGACCATGATCAGGTGCGCGGTGAGCAGCGCCGGGATCAGGCCAGGCACGAGCAGGATATGGACCGCGTACAAGCGGCTGATGAAGTCCGTGCCGGAACTCGCCACCGAACACTTGAAAGAAGTTGAGGTACGTGCCCACCAGCGGGATGGAGACATGATGCCCTGCGCGATGCGCAGCCATCCGGAGCGGCAGATCGTCGGGCGGGGGGCAGCCCGCGAAGCCGACCAGCAGGGCCATAGTGAGCAAATAGGCGCCGATCGCATACAGTTCATCTCGCGTGGCTTGCGGAAGGCGCCGGTGAAAGACGCGGCTCAGGTGCGCACCGTGATCGCCGCGACGAAGAACAGGGCCTGGTAGTGCACTGGCGCATGAGCGGGCCGCCGCGGATGTCGAAGGAGATGTTCAGGGTGGGCGTACGCCTCGGACATCTCCACGACCAGGCGGCACGTAGAGACGTTGCGGGCGATCCCCTCAATCATCGACGGTTTGAAGAACAGCGTAATTAGACGCCCGACAGCAACTGCGATGAACGGTGCACAGGGCGTCTCGCGGGCGCGAACGACCAGTGCTCGGGGAACACCTTGCCCATCTGCTTCTTGAGACTTGCTCGAACCCCAGGCGGTCATCCCAGCGCACCGTCTTGCCTGCCGTGTTCACCGTCGCGCTCATGCGTCGCCACGCTCCCAGAAGGCTCGGACCCACAGGTTCTGCGGAAGCCGTCACCAGCGACGAGGTACCCTCGAAAGTCGGGGAAAATCATTATTAGTAGTTGCGGTAACCGGCACGCCACGGCCGAAAACGACGTTGCCGGCGTCACTCAGATCGAACGTCGACTGAAGTGACGGGATACAACAAATGATGCGTCCGTTGTTCGTAGGCGCAATCGGACAGCCCCGTGGAGTACAGATCTTGGAGAAGGCGGGATACGCCGAAGTCCCGGTTCTCGCCCTGCTGAGACGATCTCCTGCGGCTCCATGCGCGCCAGGATGATCGCGGCCTTCGCTCGGGCGTTGAGGGTTGCCCTCCTCGTGCTGGACCTCCGGCGGGTCCGCCGGCATCGCGGAAGATAGCCACCGCCGGGCCAGAT
This region includes:
- a CDS encoding tyrosine-type recombinase/integrase codes for the protein MSGLVSALAPHIEALLDVKHALGLPYTTSGRHLAAFDAFCAARFPGQASISRQMAMAWAASRPGEHVNAQMRRITPVRQLAKHMTGLGLDAYVIPAGIPGRQIRYRPHLFTHAELRALFTAADQITASPYGGARHVIIPVIFRMIYCLGLRPGEARRLHRNDVDLAGGTVHIRESKGHKDRLLFLSEDLHEYCRGYDTAISADHPQRTAFFPNRDGGVYSHATINHWFRQLLEAADPPIMAVPGSPPRVYDLRHAHVVEVINRWARQGRDPHALVTYLSLHLGHANPEDTWYYFHLAADFHPDLRALANTSLEALIPEPGHAL
- a CDS encoding site-specific integrase yields the protein MPSEHFYGLVRSWLTVHLPRARRLSPHTIRSYTTALKALLAYLRQTRGLDLDQIGFEALDRATITGFTIWLTDTGHLSPATANQRLAAVKSFLAYCASEDPALVAVWLDIKHVRPVRAPAPTRPELTIPAIDALIRAPGQDTRRGLRDTTMILLLFDTAARIQEVLDLRIADIATTPGRATVTVTGKGNKTRTIPIMDKTARHLDQYTAVFHPGTPAPETLLFFTIRGGKHQPMSQDNLTWLLNKHAATARVGCPDLPDRIHAHQLRHARAMQMLRAGVPLPHIKEFLGHANIATTSIYATADNPMVREAIQQAAGTAPDLAPLWKGDDQTILRLAGLT
- a CDS encoding cytochrome b N-terminal domain-containing protein, encoding MRSAPICSLWPCWSASRAAPRPTICRSGWLRIAQGIMSPSRWWARTSTSFKCSVASSGTDFISRLYAVHILLVPGLIPALLTAHLIMVWYREAHAVPGPWPHERQRRRLPAPTDLHGEAGGFFVVARHHHPDLGPVTINPIWLYGPYTPPVTAGAQPDWYIGFLEGALRMMPNVEWVIFGYTISWNILVPAAILPGILFTVMGLYPWIEQWATGDKSEHHLLDRPRNAPSALHSVPWPFRSTSCCGSVVATT
- a CDS encoding tyrosine-type recombinase/integrase, which gives rise to MGVALDELIVRADSAVAGLGHAPSTLWQYRWAWTRFRVFCCESGTGEFTDQVAASFLAFVACEFEQGRLKEWKRKLLRKAVLVLSEVAATGTYTWSLTRARHPNDGLDTAFRPVQERYEQWLTVQGLARATQNLYATVSRTVMGWLPEHGVTGVEHLSPADMSATVVFLGGSYQPGSMRTVLSALRVWCRFLDEQALRAGLAPAIPAVSARRVRSVVVLPAGSVRLLVDSANPGTATGRRNRAMLLLAARTGLRPGDIAGLRLGDIDWRHAQITVVQHKTATVLRLPLLAEVGAAIADYLLHGRPTDTGDDHVFLRAQAPHVGLTSSDLYHVAAAAFARTPSAAAAGGGRGMRVLRASLATRMLEQDTPLPVIAAALGHSGIDSAKHYLGADEARMRQCCLSFEGIEPAGAWR